The proteins below come from a single Mya arenaria isolate MELC-2E11 chromosome 6, ASM2691426v1 genomic window:
- the LOC128239066 gene encoding uncharacterized protein LOC128239066 isoform X2 gives MEHLSRVRTANYGISTMDSPEIPPEESEPAFVVEKPHFVLCGLPVGSKEIDHHLYVNETRVGSYKTSAQALYRARREPRSGKAVSEILFSSSPDKGVINPSPGLPEMEGGMTYRAVPPIPPTTPVNYAHFAAMKAKSAANRSSDCAKFHGSIPDSEHPYIPSDGPIKQKKMTLLSRERSSDVIDLHRDHSSISAPSIRSVETVSESVVTNSLTVTTGKGVRLMGSGKAPPKVNYNNPYRNTKYKERLVLNGNKRMEFNSIDKYMKFQKQQSLNGKFFMTPRAILRIPKPCSDTFLLQMMYDLNRPKSRKSAGSVKQSDVYRDRVFEEFVHTRTSSSLSKAQTNIDKFMGKQQKDTNVARSEKSVKSAKSMKSAKSLTETITEEITLDDDIDDSENFDRSDG, from the coding sequence ATGGAGCACCTTTCGCGCGTGAGGACAGCGAACTATGGTATATCAACCATGGATTCTCCAGAGATACCGCCGGAGGAAAGTGAACCAGCATTTGTGGTAGAGAAGCCTCATTTTGTTCTGTGTGGACTACCAGTGGGTTCAAAAGAAATTGACCATCATTTGTACGTGAATGAGACACGTGTTGGGAGTTACAAGACTTCTGCACAGGCCCTGTATCGGGCCAGGCGGGAACCTCGCTCCGGCAAGGCTGTTTCTGAGATACTGTTTTCATCATCTCCTGACAAAGGTGTGATTAACCCGAGCCCTGGACTACCAGAAATGGAGGGCGGGATGACGTACCGGGCTGTTCCCCCCATCCCTCCCACCACGCCCGTGAACTATGCCCACTTCGCTGCAATGAAGGCGAAATCCGCCGCTAACAGGTCATCTGATTGTGCAAAATTCCACGGTTCAATACCGGATAGTGAACACCCATACATCCCATCTGACGGACccataaaacaaaagaaaatgacGTTGTTAAGTCGTGAGCGGTCAAGTGACGTTATTGACTTACATCGCGACCATTCGAGCATCTCCGCCCCGTCCATCCGGTCAGTGGAGACGGTCTCGGAGTCCGTGGTCACCAACAGTCTCACAGTGACCACGGGGAAGGGCGTGCGCCTGATGGGAAGTGGCAAGGCACCACCTAAGGTCAACTATAACAATCCATACAGAAATACCAAGTACAAGGAGAGACTCGTCCTAAACGGCAATAAACGAATGGAATTTAATAGCATAGACAAATACATGAAGTTTCAAAAACAACAGTCCTTGAATGGTAAATTCTTCATGACTCCAAGAGCTATTTTAAGAATACCTAAGCCGTGCTCAGACACGTTCTTGCTTCAGATGATGTATGATTTAAATAGACCGAAGTCCAGAAAGTCAGCGGGGTCTGTAAAACAGTCCGACGTGTATAGAGACAGGGTTTTCGAAGAGTTTGTGCACACTAGGACTTCTAGCTCGCTCAGCAAAGCGCAGACCAACATAGATAAGTTCATGGGTAAGCAACAGAAAGATACAAATGTAGCTAGGTCAGAGAAAAGTGTGAAAAGTGCGAAAAGTATGAAAAGTGCAAAAAGTTTAACAGAAACAATCACCGAGGAAATAACCCTGGATGATGACATTGATGACAGTGAAAACTTTGATAGAAGTGATGGATAA
- the LOC128239066 gene encoding uncharacterized protein LOC128239066 isoform X1 translates to MASTVVGNLQVRGEAAPRNSNNVAPLSATFKANKPGPGMVTFDKSFQFVLNSQGLHEDLAVTGLTGPTVPVRKMEHLSRVRTANYGISTMDSPEIPPEESEPAFVVEKPHFVLCGLPVGSKEIDHHLYVNETRVGSYKTSAQALYRARREPRSGKAVSEILFSSSPDKGVINPSPGLPEMEGGMTYRAVPPIPPTTPVNYAHFAAMKAKSAANRSSDCAKFHGSIPDSEHPYIPSDGPIKQKKMTLLSRERSSDVIDLHRDHSSISAPSIRSVETVSESVVTNSLTVTTGKGVRLMGSGKAPPKVNYNNPYRNTKYKERLVLNGNKRMEFNSIDKYMKFQKQQSLNGKFFMTPRAILRIPKPCSDTFLLQMMYDLNRPKSRKSAGSVKQSDVYRDRVFEEFVHTRTSSSLSKAQTNIDKFMGKQQKDTNVARSEKSVKSAKSMKSAKSLTETITEEITLDDDIDDSENFDRSDG, encoded by the coding sequence ATGGCGTCTACCGTGGTCGGTAACCTGCAGGTCCGAGGCGAGGCCGCTCCGAGAAACTCGAACAATGTGGCCCCGCTCTCGGCTACGTTCAAAGCAAATAAGCCGGGTCCCGGTATGGTAACCTTCGATAAATCGTTTCAGTTTGTGCTGAACAGCCAGGGACTTCATGAGGACCTCGCCGTTACAGGGCTGACCGGCCCCACCGTCCCTGTGCGTAAGATGGAGCACCTTTCGCGCGTGAGGACAGCGAACTATGGTATATCAACCATGGATTCTCCAGAGATACCGCCGGAGGAAAGTGAACCAGCATTTGTGGTAGAGAAGCCTCATTTTGTTCTGTGTGGACTACCAGTGGGTTCAAAAGAAATTGACCATCATTTGTACGTGAATGAGACACGTGTTGGGAGTTACAAGACTTCTGCACAGGCCCTGTATCGGGCCAGGCGGGAACCTCGCTCCGGCAAGGCTGTTTCTGAGATACTGTTTTCATCATCTCCTGACAAAGGTGTGATTAACCCGAGCCCTGGACTACCAGAAATGGAGGGCGGGATGACGTACCGGGCTGTTCCCCCCATCCCTCCCACCACGCCCGTGAACTATGCCCACTTCGCTGCAATGAAGGCGAAATCCGCCGCTAACAGGTCATCTGATTGTGCAAAATTCCACGGTTCAATACCGGATAGTGAACACCCATACATCCCATCTGACGGACccataaaacaaaagaaaatgacGTTGTTAAGTCGTGAGCGGTCAAGTGACGTTATTGACTTACATCGCGACCATTCGAGCATCTCCGCCCCGTCCATCCGGTCAGTGGAGACGGTCTCGGAGTCCGTGGTCACCAACAGTCTCACAGTGACCACGGGGAAGGGCGTGCGCCTGATGGGAAGTGGCAAGGCACCACCTAAGGTCAACTATAACAATCCATACAGAAATACCAAGTACAAGGAGAGACTCGTCCTAAACGGCAATAAACGAATGGAATTTAATAGCATAGACAAATACATGAAGTTTCAAAAACAACAGTCCTTGAATGGTAAATTCTTCATGACTCCAAGAGCTATTTTAAGAATACCTAAGCCGTGCTCAGACACGTTCTTGCTTCAGATGATGTATGATTTAAATAGACCGAAGTCCAGAAAGTCAGCGGGGTCTGTAAAACAGTCCGACGTGTATAGAGACAGGGTTTTCGAAGAGTTTGTGCACACTAGGACTTCTAGCTCGCTCAGCAAAGCGCAGACCAACATAGATAAGTTCATGGGTAAGCAACAGAAAGATACAAATGTAGCTAGGTCAGAGAAAAGTGTGAAAAGTGCGAAAAGTATGAAAAGTGCAAAAAGTTTAACAGAAACAATCACCGAGGAAATAACCCTGGATGATGACATTGATGACAGTGAAAACTTTGATAGAAGTGATGGATAA
- the LOC128239144 gene encoding sorbitol dehydrogenase-like, with translation MSDTNLSAVLFKAKDLQLVERPICEPGKGEVQLCMQKVGICGSDVHYWQEGRIGDRFVVQAPMLLGHECSATVTKVGDGVTHPKSVGDRVAIEPHGVCRKCDACKTGRYNLCPDVFFLATPPDSGALARYHVHGADFVFKLPDNVSFEEGALIEPLSVGLHACRRARLSMGHRVLVCGAGPIGLCAMLSAKAFGAAAVCVTDIDSGRLEFAKKLGASHTLLIEKGQTEEQVAAKVAETLGAAPDRTIECSGAQFSVNLGVYATKPGGVFVIVGHGPSKVEFPVVSLVAKEIAILGSFRYINTWQTAIDMISCGKINVAPLVTHRFTLEDTLAAFETARSGVGVKVMIDCAKHEKK, from the exons ATGTCGGACACGAATCTGTCAGCAGTTTTGTTTAAAGCCAAGGATTTACAGCTg GTCGAAAGACCCATCTGTGAGCCCGGAAAGGGAG AGGTGCAGTTATGCATGCAGAAGGTCGGTATATGCGGGTCGGACGTGCACTATTGGCAGGAGGGTCGGATCGGTGATCGGTTTGTGGTGCAGGCGCCCATGCTGCTCGGGCACGAGTGTAGCGCCACCGTCACCAAGGTGGGAGACGGAGTGACACACCCAAAGTCGGT AGGTGACCGTGTGGCTATCGAGCCCCATGGCGTGTGCCGGAAATGCGATGCATGCAAGACTGGCCGCTACAACTTGTGCCCGGATGTTTTCTTCTTGGCCACGCCCCCTGACAGTGGTGCCCTCGCCAGATACCACGTGCATGGAGCGGACTTCGTCTTCAA ACTACCAGACAATGTGAGTTTTGAAGAGGGTGCCCTGATCGAGCCTCTGTCTGTTGGACTGCACGCATGCCGTCGCGCCCGCTTGTCCATGGGTCACCGCGTGCTCGTGTGCGGGGCGGGACCTATAGGACTATGCGCCATGTTGTCAGCAAAGGCTTTCGGGGCTGCTGCCGTTTGTGTCACAG ATATTGATTCCGGGCGGCTTGAGTTCGCCAAGAAATTGGGAGCAAGCCACACCCTGTTGATTGAGAAAGGGCAGACGGAGGAGCAAGTGGCGGCCAAGGTCGCAGAGACGCTTGGAGCCGCCCCGGACAGAACCATCGAGTGCAGCGGCGCGCAATTCTCTGTCAACCTTGGCGTCTAT GCGACGAAGCCAGGTGGAGTATTCGTTATTGTGGGTCACGGGCCCAGCAAGGTTGAGTTTCCGGTCGTCAGCCTAGTTGCTAAGGAGATCGCGATACTTGGATCATTCAGATATATAAACAC CTGGCAGACGGCTATTGACATGATCTCGTGTGGTAAAATCAACGTAGCTCCCCTCGTTACGCATCGTTTCACACTCGAGGATACGCTTGCGGCATTCGAGACGGCAAGGTCGGGTGTCGGGGTCAAGGTCATGATCGACTGCGccaaacatgaaaaaaaatga